CAGCCCTGGAATGGAGGCAAACTTCTACCCTCCTGCCTGGGGACTTCTGCGTGCTTTTTCTCTGTGTCCAGGACAGAACCTGGGGGCTGTGGCATGGGTGGCACCCCTTGAGCCAGAAGGCTGCCCCCTGCCCAGCCTCGCTCTTGACTGCAGACCCTCATTGTTCAGGCCCAGCCTGCAGGGAGCCCTGCAGTGTATGTGTGGTAACACCATGTCTGTGCCCCTGCTCACTGACGCTGCCACTGTGTCTGGAGCTGAGCGGGAAACGGCTGCGGTAAGGGGACCCTTTCACCTTTGGCAgcaccccacacacaccccctACTGCCCTGCTCTCATTTGCCAGACTCCTTGGGGACAGCTGGGGAAACTGGCTGGAGCCGGTGTGGGAAACATGGAGGTGGCAGTGCTGGGAAGGGAGTAGGCCGAAGCCAGGAAGCTCAGGGTTAATAGCCTGTTGGCTGCCACCTGTTTCCCCCAGGTCCTCGCCTGTGGGAGGGGTGGCCCATATTGGAGGATCTGGAGGGGGAACTTCCTCATGGCCCCATCTCTGACTTTTCTAGGTTATTTTTTTACATGGACTTGGAGACACAGGGTGAGTGAGCTAGGGAGGGGGCCTTCCTTGCGGAGGTGGGCAGGGCGGACAGCAGGCTGGagggcctccctccctgcctccctccctgcatCAGagcctcttctcccttccttccctcctacAGGCACAGCTGGGCTGACGCCCTCTCCACCATCCGGCTCCCTCACGTCAAATACATCTGTCCCCATGCGTGAGTGTCACCCCAGCAAGGGAGAGACTGTAGGGGGATCATTCAGGGTGGGCATGACCCTGTGGTCCCAGGCCTGTTTGCAGCTGTCAGCTGTGtcctggggctagggctcagagCCTGCAGAAGTGCCTTATTAGCCTGAGCTCTTATGGACCCCTCTGGAATGGATCTAGCACCAGCCCCCAGCCCTAGGGGCTCCTAGACCTCCTAGGACCAGGGCCTCCCATGCCCCTTCCCCAAGTACTCACCCACTGAGCTGGAGCCCCGTTAACACCAAGCGCTGGGCTGTGCTTCTCCATCGTTACTGCTGATGCCCCAACCACAGCCTCCAGCCCCACGTGGCAGGTTGCCTGGCAACACCTTAAACACAGGCCCTGCTTGCTGGGAGGGGCCCCTAAGGGCTGCTCTGTCCCCTCCTGGGCCCTCTACTGTAGCTTCCTTACCCCCCTGAGCATGACAGGCCCTTTTGGATCTCCCTCCCAGGCCTAGGATCCCTGTGACACTCAACATGAAGATGGTGATGCCCTCCTGGTGAGTGTGGGGCTGGGAGGACAGAAACCCAGGGAGCTGTGGGGGCTGGCCAGCACAGCTGCCACTCCTCTGCTCCCCTAGGTTTGACCTGATGGGGCTGAGTCCAGATGCTCCAGAGGATGAGGCTGGCATCAAGAAGGCTGCAGAGAACAGTAAGGCCCCGGCCCCTTCTCAGCACCCTTCCCCGTCCCAAGAAAGTGCTGGACAGTACCTGCCTGATTCCCTTGGGGTCCTCCCAGCAACTTCCCCTATCCAATCATGCCCCTCCCCCCAGTCAAGGCCTTGATTGAGCACGAGATGAAGAATGGGATCCCTGCCAATCGAATCGTTCTGGGGGGTTTTTCACAGGTGAGTGGGGAGAGACGGGGAGGGCTGGGTGGGTGAGCTGTGCCTTCATGACCTGTCATTCTCTCCTCCCCCCAGGGCGGGGCCTTGTCCCTCTACACGGCCCTCACCTGCCCCCACCC
This sequence is a window from Marmota flaviventris isolate mMarFla1 chromosome 10, mMarFla1.hap1, whole genome shotgun sequence. Protein-coding genes within it:
- the Lypla2 gene encoding acyl-protein thioesterase 2, with protein sequence MCGNTMSVPLLTDAATVSGAERETAAVIFLHGLGDTGHSWADALSTIRLPHVKYICPHAPRIPVTLNMKMVMPSWFDLMGLSPDAPEDEAGIKKAAENIKALIEHEMKNGIPANRIVLGGFSQGGALSLYTALTCPHPLAGIVALSCWLPLHRNFPQAANGSAKDLAILQCHGELDPMVPVRFGALTAEKLRSVVTPARVQFKTYPGVMHSSCPQEMAAVKEFLEKLLPPV